The nucleotide sequence CCAGGCCGAAAGCTCGGGTCAGGCGGTTTACGCGCACGAATTGAGCCATATTCTCGGTATCGGCGACAACTACAACAATCCGTTCGGCACCCCGCTGTCCAGGACTTACACCGGACCGTGGGAGATGATGTCGCGCGGCAGCTTCAACGGCCCCGGCGGACCGCACACGCGCTGGCAGATCCCGGCGACGCAAGGCGGCTCGATGGGATCGCATCACATGCTGCGCACCAAGATGAAGCTCGACATCATCGATCCCGCGGACGTGCTGAAGCTCGACCGGAACCAGCTCGCCGAGACCGGGCCGGTTTCGGCGAGGATCACGGCGCGCTCGGTCCTTCCGGGACAGGGCGCCTACAGTGGCATCAACATCGCGCTGACCGGCGGGGACCTTTCGCCGAAATGCGACCGGTCGAAGGATCCGTTCTGCGACGGTGGCGGATACCACAATTACACCGTCGAGGTCGTCGACCGGATGGGCAGCGATTCCTTCGCGCCCGATTCCGGGGTCATCATCGCGAAGACGAAGAACCAGGACAACGCGCCGTTCGAATGGATCGTCGACGCGAATCCTGCCGACATCGGCATGACCGACTACAAGAAACCGGACGGCACCGCGGTGCCGATCACGATCGGCGACTACCGCCAGCTCAACGACGCGGCGTTCAAGGCGGGCACCGGTTCCGCGAGCAAGTACGAGTACACCGACGAGGCGAACAGGCTGAAGTTCCTCGTCTCCGACGTCGAGCGCGACCGCAAGGGCGTGCTGTCCTACGTCGTCACGGTGGCTTCGCTCGACGGCGCGGGTTCGCGGGCCAGGGGTGTTTCGCTGTGGCCGTCGGCCCCGGCGTTCGCCAAGCAGGGGCTCGCGAGCTGCTCGTTCCCGGTGCTCAACACCGGTGACGCGAAGGGCGCGGCGGCGCCCTACAACACCGACACCTATCGCCTGAGCGCGTCCACCAACGCGAAGGGCTGGGAGGTGCGGCTGCCGAACGAGCTGTCCACGGTTCCGTTCGGCGGGCGGTCTTCGGCGACGGCGCACGCCAAACGGGCCGCGGGCGGTGACCACGTCGCGCATATCAAGCTGACCGCGACGTCGATCGCGGATCCGGCGAAGACGGCGACGTCGTTCTGCACCGCTTTCGCCTTCTGACGGTTGCTGAAGGGGCCCTTCGTCGCATGCCACGCGGCGAAGGGCCCTTTCGGTGCATCGCATGCGGGGAAAGGGCCCTTCGGCCCCCGGGCTACGCTCAGGGGCCATGAGCGCGGTGTACGACTGCAGCAAGCACGAATCCCGGGCCGACGGGCTCGCCGCGGCGGCGAGCGCCGTGCGTTCCAGCCGTCTCGTCGTCCTCCCGACGGACACGGTCTACGGCATCGGCGCGGACGCCTTCGACGGCGGCGCCGTCCAGTCCCTCCTCCGGGCCAAGAATCGCGGCCCGGACATGCCGGTCGGCGTGCTGGTCGGCTCCTGGTCCACTGTGGATGGACTCGTGCTCGGCACGCCGCCGCAGGCCCGGGCGCTCATGGAGGCCTTCTGGCCCGGCGACCTCTCCATCGTCCTGCCGCACGCGCCGAGCCTGCAGTGGGATCTGGGGCAGTCACGCGGAACGGTGATGCTGCGGATGCCGCTGCACCCGGTCGCGCTGGAACTGCTGCGTGACGTCGGCCCGATGGCGGTCTCGAGCGCCAACGTCTCCGGGCAGCCGCCCGCCTCGACCGCGCAGGAGGCCGTCGATCAGCTCGGCGACAGCGTCGCGGTGTACCTCGACGGCGGCTCCACCGGGGAGCCCGTTCCGTCCACGATGGTCGATCTCACCGGCGACGACCCGGTCATCCTGCGGGAGGGCGCGGTCAGCAGGGCCGCCGTCGCGGAAGTACTGGGCGTGCCCGCGGAGTCACTCGCCTAGGACCGTGTCCGGGCGCATCCCTCCAGCGCGGTAGCGTGTTCGAGTGACTTGGACCTCGGCGGCGTAACGCATCATGCCTCCTACGCAAGGCCTCCCGATCCGGGAGTACATCCTCGTCGCCCTCACCGCGGCGGCCGTGACCTTCCTGCTCACCGGCGTCGTGCGCCGGGTCGCGATCCGGATCGGCGCGATCGCCAACCCGCGGGCCCGCGACGTCCACGTCACCCCGATCCCGCGGATGGGCGGCATCGGGATCTTCCTCGGCGTCGCCGCCGCGATGGGGCTCGCGCACCAGCTGCCCGCGCTGAGCCGGGGTTTCGACTTCTCCTTCGATTCGCTGGGTGTCCTGCTCGCCGCGGGCGTGATCTCCCTGATCGGCGCCCTCGACGACCGGTTCGAGCTGGACGCCTGGACGAAACTGGCGGGCCAGGTCATGTGCGCCGGGATCCTGGTGATCTTCGGTGTGCAGTGGGTGTCGTTCTGGGTGCCGTGGGGCGGTGGTGGCGAGTCCTTCGGCCAGGTCCTGGTGCTGGACAAGAACCAGGGCGCGCTGCTGACCGTCGTGCTGGTGGTCGTCATGGTCAACGCGATGAACTTCGTCGACGGACTCGACGGGCTCGCCGGCGGCCTCGGCTTCATCGCCGCCGCGGCGACGTGCTCCTTCTCCCTCGGCCTGCTCGACTCCTCGGGTGGCGACGTCGGCGCGTACCCGCCCGCCCTCATCGCCGCCACGCTCGCCGGGGCCTGTCTCGGCTTCCTGCCGTACAACTTCCAGCCCGCGAAGATCTTCATGGGCGACTCGGGTTCGATGATGATCGGTCTCATGCTGGCGGGCGCGACGACGTCCGCGTCGGGCCGCGTGCCGTACCCGCAGTTCAGCGGCAAGGACGCGCTCGCGCTGCTCTCGCCGCTCGTCGTGGTCGCCGCGGTGCTGTTCGTGCCGATGCTCGACCTGATCATGGCGGTCGTCCGCCGCACCCGTCGCGGCGAGAGCCCGTTCGCCGCGGACAAGATGCACCTGCACCACCGCCTGCTGGAGATCGGCCACTCCCAGCGTCGCGCGGTGCTGCTCATCTACTTGTGGGCAGGCCTGCTCGCGTTCGGCGCCGTTTCGGTCACGCTGTTCGACAGCGCCGCGGTCTTCTGGATCGTCGGTTTCGGCTTCCTGCTGGCGACCCTGGTGTCGATCGTGCCCAGGTTGCGGTCACGGAACCGGACTGCCTGAAGGCCGCGAGCGCCACGGGCCTACACTGGCGGGCTGAGACGACCAGGGAGTTTTCTGTGAGCGAGACCGAGAAGACCGTCGAGGCGGAGGAGAACCCTCACGCCAAGGTGGTCCTGCAGGCGGCCAACGCGATGACGAAGGCTTCCCTGAAGCTGGTTCCGCCCGCGGTGCTGGTGTGCATCGTGGTCTTCACCATCCTCAATGGACTCCCGGGCCTGCTCGGCTCGGTCGTCGGTGGCGTGCTCGCCATCGTGTCCGCCCTCGCGACGCTGGGCCTGATGCGCTTCAGCGCGGGCATGGACCCGATGTTCGTGATGGTGATCGCTCTCGGTGGTTACGTGCTCAAGATCGTCCTCCTGTTCGGGGCGCTGACCCTGCTCCGCGGAGTGAGCTCGATCCACCCGATGGCCTTGGGCGTCACCATGATCGTCGCGATCCTCGTGGCCGCCGCGGTGGAGTTCGCGGCCTTCCGCAAGACCAAGATCCCGACGATCATCCCCGCTTCCCACTGATCGCGGGACCGAGGTCCTGACCTGGGGCGGGACCTAGGTCCTCGGCCGATCGGGGGCAATGTAGTACGCCTGTACGGCCCGCCGGTACCCCCTGATATGGTCCGCGTATGGGCGGCGGCCTCGGCTGCCGGCTCCTGATGACGAACCCCGAACAGCAGTGTGGCGACGGCGTTGAATCGTCCCCTCTTACCCGCTGGTAGGCGTCTGTCTCCCGGGAGCACTGCATCGAGAATCCTCGTGTGCGGAACGTGAAGCCGTGTTCAGCACATCGTGGGGTGGCCGCCTCCGACGGCCCGATACGTGTCGGGTACGTTAAGTCCAGATCGTGACGATTCCCCCGGCGGAGTGAACGCCGGCCGGGAGAACCGGAAGGAGCCCAGTGGGCGCGCTGGTACTAGCCGAGGGTGCGGAGTTCGCGCCGCCTGGTGTCAAAGACTTCAACCTGCCGCCGTTGTTCGGTTCCGGCTGGTTTGCTTTCACCAAGCCGATGCTGCTGGTGGTCATCTCCCTGATCATCATCGTCACCTACTTCATGGTGACGTCGCGCCGCCTCAAGGTCGTCCCCGGCAAGGGACAGTTCATCGCCGAAAGCATTTACAACTTCGGCCGCAACAACATCGCGCGTGAGCAGATCGGTTCGGCCGACTTCAAGCCGTTCATTCCGCTGATCCTGGGGCTGTTCAGCTTTGTGCTGGTGAACAACCTCTTCGGGATCATCCCGTTCTTCCAGTTCCCGACGATGGCACGGATCGGCTTCCCGGTCGCCCTCGCGTTCCTTGTCGTTTACCCGGTGTACCACTACGTCGGGTTCAAGCGCCACGGTTTCAAGGGTTACCTCAAGAAGGAACTGGCTCCGGCGGGTATTCCCGGATTCGTCCTGCCGCTGTACTCCACCATCGAGTTCGCGCAGAAGTTCTTCATCGCACCGGCCACCCTGGCCATCCGGGTGTTCGCGGCGATGTTCGCCGGTCACCTCATCATCATGGTCTTCACGCTCGGTGGCAGCTTCCTGCTGACCGAGGGCGAAGGTCTCGTGAAGGTCGCGTCGCCGGTGGCGTTCCTGTTCGCCATCGCGATGACCTTCCTGGAGGCATTCATCCAGGTCCTGCAGGCATTCATCTTCGCACTGCTGTCCGCAGGGTACATCGGCGCCGCGCTGGCGTCGGAGCACTGAGAGAACACCAAAAGCCCCCGATCCGCGTGAGTCGCGCGGACCGAGTTTGAAGGGAAACGCACGTGAGCAACATCGTTCTTGCGCAGCAGGCTGCCGAGGCCGTCAGCATCAACAAGGGTCTCGCCGCCATCGGTTACGGCCTCGGCGCGATCGGCCCCGGTATCGGTGTGGGTCTCATCTTCGCCGCGGTCATCAACGGCACCGCCCGTCAGCCGGAGGCCCAGGGCAAGCTGCAGGGCATCGCCTTCTCGACCTTCGTGCTGACCGAGGTGCTCGCGCTGATCGGTATCGTCATCTACTTCCTCGCCTCCGCCTAGGGCTGAGTTCCGCTCATCGCTTAAGGAGACGTTGTGCTGAAGACCGAATTGGTGTTGGCCGCCGAAGAGGCGCCCAACCCGATCGTGCCGCACGTTCCCGAGCTCATCCTCGGGTTCATCGCCTTCCTTCTGCTGCTGTTCGTTCTGAAGAAGTACGTCGTTCCCCGTTTCGAGGCGACCTACGAAGAGCGGACCAAGCTGATCGAGGGTGGCATCGAGCGGGCCGAGAAGGCTCAGGCCGAAGCCGAAGAAAACCTTGCGCAGTACAAGGCGCAGCTGGCGGAAGCCCGTTCCGAGGCCGCGAAGATCCGCGACGACGCCCGGCTCGAAGCCGAGCAGATCAAGGCGGAACTGCGGGCCGAGGCGGAGTCCGAGTCCCAGCGCATCGTCGCCCAGGGTCAGGCTCAGCTGCAGGCCCAGAAGGCGCAGATCATCGCCGAGCTGCGCGCCGAACTCGGCCGTAACTCCGTCGAGCTGGCCAGCCGCATCGTCGGCGAGTCGCTCGCGGACGACGCGCGCCGTCACGGCACCGTGGACCGGTTCCTGGCCGAATTGGAGACCGCAGGTGCCAACGGTGCCGGTCTCGGAGCGGGGAAGTAGACCAGAATGACGCTGCATGCTGCGAGCCGTGAAGCGCTCGACCTCGCCGAGAAGCGTCTCGGCGAGGTTCTGGCCGCCGCGGGTACGGACCCGGCGACGGTCGGCGACGAGTTGCTTTCGGTCGTCACCCTGCTGGACCGGGAGATCGGCCTGCGCCGGGCCGTCGCCGACGGTTCGGCCTCGTCCGAAGCCCGGATCGGCCTCGCCCGCGGGATCCTCGCGGGCAAGGTGTCCGAGCCGGCCCTGCAGGTGCTCGACTCCGTGGCGGGCAGCCGCTGGTCGAGCCCGCGCGAACTGACCGACGGGCTCGAGGCCCTCGGCCGCTCGGCGCTGCTCACCAGTGCGGAGAAGTCCGGGAACATCGACGCTGTCGAAGACCAGCTGTTCCGGGTCAGCCGTATCGTCGCGGGTGAGCCGGAGCTCGAACGGGCACTGGCCGACCTGACCGCCCCCGCGGAGGCGAAGCGGACCCTGGTCCGCACCCTGTTCGCCGACAAGGTGGACGTGGTCACCGAGACCCTCGTCGAGCAGGTCGTCCTGCGCGCCAAGGGCCGTGGCGTCGGCAACGCCCTCGAAGAGCTGGTCCGGCTGGCCGCGGAACGCCGTGAACGTTCGGTCGCCCGGGTGACCAGCGCGAGCGCGCTGTCCGGCGAACAGCAGGCTCGGCTGAGCGAGAAGCTCAACGCCCTTTACGGGCGGCAGCTCGCGCTGCACGTCGAGGTCGACCCGTCACTCGGCGGCGGACTCGTCGTCCGCGTCGGCGACGAGGTCATCGACGGCAGCACCGCGGGGCGGATCGACGCCCTGCGTCGCCGGTTGGCCGGCTGAACCCACAACAACGACTTTGCACACTGGCACGAACGAAGCGAGAGCGGGAACGAAATGGCGGAGCTGACGATCTCCTCGGATGAGATCCGTAGCGCGATCGAGAACTACGTCTCGAGTTACGCCCCGGACGTGAGCCGGGAAGAGGTCGGCGTCGTCGTCGACGCCGGTGACGGTATCGCCCACATCGAGGGTCTGCCCTCGGCGATGGCCAACGAGCTGCTCGAGTTCCCCGGCGGGGTCCTCGGCGTGGCGCTGAACCTGGACGCGCGCTCCATCGGTGCCG is from Amycolatopsis lurida and encodes:
- a CDS encoding M6 family metalloprotease domain-containing protein produces the protein MRSSLRRAPLRTLAVLATVALLPGLVAQPASAAVPVKGWPAPIDGSTWENQDHMTWDDYRKPPGTNWADPSLKPTKRTFKGAVVLADYPDQEFAVTQPARSTVFGNPGPAASDIPRGDVAKFYQDFLNKPQALNQGHTINEYWMEDSGGRMGVELTAFGPYRLPGKSFEYGMEFQPDACPPGANCKRDLRADAGAAWRADVGDVSKQFDFVFYLSAGQDESATWQEFGVMKFGEPGNVPDEFGPGIAGMPNAASTRYVPWTSWKSAASIWPNAVTGSSTQAESSGQAVYAHELSHILGIGDNYNNPFGTPLSRTYTGPWEMMSRGSFNGPGGPHTRWQIPATQGGSMGSHHMLRTKMKLDIIDPADVLKLDRNQLAETGPVSARITARSVLPGQGAYSGINIALTGGDLSPKCDRSKDPFCDGGGYHNYTVEVVDRMGSDSFAPDSGVIIAKTKNQDNAPFEWIVDANPADIGMTDYKKPDGTAVPITIGDYRQLNDAAFKAGTGSASKYEYTDEANRLKFLVSDVERDRKGVLSYVVTVASLDGAGSRARGVSLWPSAPAFAKQGLASCSFPVLNTGDAKGAAAPYNTDTYRLSASTNAKGWEVRLPNELSTVPFGGRSSATAHAKRAAGGDHVAHIKLTATSIADPAKTATSFCTAFAF
- a CDS encoding L-threonylcarbamoyladenylate synthase; the protein is MSAVYDCSKHESRADGLAAAASAVRSSRLVVLPTDTVYGIGADAFDGGAVQSLLRAKNRGPDMPVGVLVGSWSTVDGLVLGTPPQARALMEAFWPGDLSIVLPHAPSLQWDLGQSRGTVMLRMPLHPVALELLRDVGPMAVSSANVSGQPPASTAQEAVDQLGDSVAVYLDGGSTGEPVPSTMVDLTGDDPVILREGAVSRAAVAEVLGVPAESLA
- a CDS encoding glycosyltransferase family 4 protein; this translates as MPPTQGLPIREYILVALTAAAVTFLLTGVVRRVAIRIGAIANPRARDVHVTPIPRMGGIGIFLGVAAAMGLAHQLPALSRGFDFSFDSLGVLLAAGVISLIGALDDRFELDAWTKLAGQVMCAGILVIFGVQWVSFWVPWGGGGESFGQVLVLDKNQGALLTVVLVVVMVNAMNFVDGLDGLAGGLGFIAAAATCSFSLGLLDSSGGDVGAYPPALIAATLAGACLGFLPYNFQPAKIFMGDSGSMMIGLMLAGATTSASGRVPYPQFSGKDALALLSPLVVVAAVLFVPMLDLIMAVVRRTRRGESPFAADKMHLHHRLLEIGHSQRRAVLLIYLWAGLLAFGAVSVTLFDSAAVFWIVGFGFLLATLVSIVPRLRSRNRTA
- the atpB gene encoding F0F1 ATP synthase subunit A; this translates as MGALVLAEGAEFAPPGVKDFNLPPLFGSGWFAFTKPMLLVVISLIIIVTYFMVTSRRLKVVPGKGQFIAESIYNFGRNNIAREQIGSADFKPFIPLILGLFSFVLVNNLFGIIPFFQFPTMARIGFPVALAFLVVYPVYHYVGFKRHGFKGYLKKELAPAGIPGFVLPLYSTIEFAQKFFIAPATLAIRVFAAMFAGHLIIMVFTLGGSFLLTEGEGLVKVASPVAFLFAIAMTFLEAFIQVLQAFIFALLSAGYIGAALASEH
- a CDS encoding ATP F0F1 synthase subunit C, translated to MSNIVLAQQAAEAVSINKGLAAIGYGLGAIGPGIGVGLIFAAVINGTARQPEAQGKLQGIAFSTFVLTEVLALIGIVIYFLASA
- a CDS encoding F0F1 ATP synthase subunit B, with product MLKTELVLAAEEAPNPIVPHVPELILGFIAFLLLLFVLKKYVVPRFEATYEERTKLIEGGIERAEKAQAEAEENLAQYKAQLAEARSEAAKIRDDARLEAEQIKAELRAEAESESQRIVAQGQAQLQAQKAQIIAELRAELGRNSVELASRIVGESLADDARRHGTVDRFLAELETAGANGAGLGAGK
- a CDS encoding F0F1 ATP synthase subunit delta, with amino-acid sequence MTLHAASREALDLAEKRLGEVLAAAGTDPATVGDELLSVVTLLDREIGLRRAVADGSASSEARIGLARGILAGKVSEPALQVLDSVAGSRWSSPRELTDGLEALGRSALLTSAEKSGNIDAVEDQLFRVSRIVAGEPELERALADLTAPAEAKRTLVRTLFADKVDVVTETLVEQVVLRAKGRGVGNALEELVRLAAERRERSVARVTSASALSGEQQARLSEKLNALYGRQLALHVEVDPSLGGGLVVRVGDEVIDGSTAGRIDALRRRLAG